DNA sequence from the Edaphobacter lichenicola genome:
CGACGGGTTTCTGCTGGTGAGCGACACGGCGAAGGATATTACGTACAAGATCAGCAAGAAGGTGTTTGTTCCTGGGATAGCGTACTCGGCTGGGGTTGCGGGCAGCAGCGCGGCGCCTGGATTTGTGGGCCAGCTGGACCTGGCGTTTGGGCTGTTGACGCCGATTGTGAGCGGGATGCAGAGTCCGCATGGACTTGCGTTTGTGACGACGAGCACCGCTGACGATTCGGCTGTGGAGAAGCTGAAGGAGGCTTGCTCGGCGTTGTATCCGAGCGAGTAAGGACGGGTGGCTGGAGGAGAGAGGCCGCCGGGGATCGGGAGGATTCTGTACGATTCTGGAGGATTCCGGGTGGCCTTTTTGAGTGGCCTTGCGTCTTAGGGGTATCAGGGTATCGTCCCAATGGGATCGAGCCAGCGACGCGGCCGCTGCGTTATGCTGGCGGGGTTTGACGAACGGTAGTTTAGAAAAAGGAGAAGCATTATGACGACGCAGACACAGGTTATGACGACACAGGAGTTGGCAGATAAGTTGGTTGGGCTTTGCCGGGAGGGAAAGTTTGAGGAGGCAACGGGGAGCTTGTACTCCGAGGAGATTGTGAGCATGGAGGCTGGGGCGCCTCCGGGAGGGTCGCGCGAGTCGAAGGGACTGGCGGCGGTGAAGGGGAAGGGGGAGTGGTGGGCGGCAAACCATGAGGTTCACTCCTGTACGGTCGAGGGACCGCTGGTGGCCGGGTCGCACTTTGCGTGCACCTTCAAACTGGATGTGACATTCAAACCGGACGGCCGGCGCTTCGTGATGGAAGAGGTTGCGGTGTACAAGGTCGTGGACGGCAAGGTGGTCTACGAAGAGTTCTTCTACAACATGTAGTAGTAGCTGCTCTCTCCGCCTGGATGATTGATCCGGGCGGAGGGTCTTTGATTTATCGGGGATTTATCTGCGTTTGCCGGCAGCGGCTTTGCGGCGGTTGGTTACGGCGTGAGGCTTGCGTGCGGGGCGCGTGCGGAGGGGCTTTTTCTTGCTGCCTTTGTTCTTTCCGCCTTTCGACGTGGTGGAGGCGGAGGGGTTTACGACGGAGATGATTTTTGTGCCGATTGGCGAGCCGAGGCCGGTGCAGGCGTCCCAACCGGGGCCGGCGATGAAGCCTACTGGAGTGCCCTGATAGTTGGTGCCGGAGGTGATGTCGTTGAAGGCGGCTTTGCCTTTGGCGGCGTAGATTGCGGGTTGGAGGAAGCCTGCGGATTTGCCGTTTTGCGAGTTGGCGAGGGCGATGAGGCCGGCCCAGAGGGGGGCTACGGCGCTGGTGCCACCGATGGGGAGGGTCTGGCCGTCGACGCGGATGGTGTAGCCGGTGGAGGGGTCGGCGTTGCCGGCGACGTCGGGGACGCCTCGGCCTCCGCCTGGCGTGGTGGGGGCGGGGACACCTGCGTTGGCCTGCCAGGTGGGCAGGGGGAAGAAGTTGCTGACGCCGCCGCCGGTTGCGCCTTCGTTGTTGGCTAGCTCGTTCCAGACGACCTCGGAGGTGATGGAGGAGCCGCTGCCGAGGAGCTTGGTTCCACCGCAGGCGAGGACGTGGGGGCTGGAGGCGGGGAAGTCGACGTGGTTCTGGCCGTCGGTGACGCTGTCGGTGGAGCCGTTGTCTCCGGCGGCGACGGTGATGGTGATGCCGAGGGCGGCGGCGGACTGGCAGGCGGCGTCGAGTGCGTTGAGGGCTTGGGCGGTCCAGCTGGATTCGGGGCCGCCCCAGCTGATGGAGATGACGCTGGGCTTGTTGGTGGTGTCGTGGACGGCGGTGGCGACGGCGTCGATGAAACCCTGGTCGGTGTTGGGGGCGAAGTAGACGACGATGTTGGCGCCGGGGGCTACGGCGGCGGCGACTTCGATGTCGAGCATGACTTCGCCGTCGGCGCTGTTGACGGTGCTGGGGCTGTTTTTGCCGCCGTCGACGGAGACTGCGGTGACTTTGGGGGGCTTCTGGCCGAGGGTTTTGAAGTAGGCGGTGAGGTCGGCGGTTTTGTAGCCGCCGCCTAGCTCGAGGAGGCCGATGGTCTG
Encoded proteins:
- a CDS encoding nuclear transport factor 2 family protein, encoding MTTQTQVMTTQELADKLVGLCREGKFEEATGSLYSEEIVSMEAGAPPGGSRESKGLAAVKGKGEWWAANHEVHSCTVEGPLVAGSHFACTFKLDVTFKPDGRRFVMEEVAVYKVVDGKVVYEEFFYNM
- a CDS encoding S53 family peptidase, which codes for MATKKTSTPHIAASPRTVLPGSEKSPFRPAAADPAGEKPAPSGGKITVSVIVRRKTPLKAANRLGKQRLTRAQYKQSHAADPAAVKLVRTFAKEFGLAVVPDPLSLECRIIKLAGTMAAMQKAFGVTLTHKTYDGATYRVRQGSITLPAELVGPVEAVLGLDNRPQAQPHFRIAGQRGDLAANAAQAGGFAHPHIAIPNAAATNISYTPPQIATLYQFPANASAAGQTIGLLELGGGYKTADLTAYFKTLGQKPPKVTAVSVDGGKNSPSTVNSADGEVMLDIEVAAAVAPGANIVVYFAPNTDQGFIDAVATAVHDTTNKPSVISISWGGPESSWTAQALNALDAACQSAAALGITITVAAGDNGSTDSVTDGQNHVDFPASSPHVLACGGTKLLGSGSSITSEVVWNELANNEGATGGGVSNFFPLPTWQANAGVPAPTTPGGGRGVPDVAGNADPSTGYTIRVDGQTLPIGGTSAVAPLWAGLIALANSQNGKSAGFLQPAIYAAKGKAAFNDITSGTNYQGTPVGFIAGPGWDACTGLGSPIGTKIISVVNPSASTTSKGGKNKGSKKKPLRTRPARKPHAVTNRRKAAAGKRR